A DNA window from Zingiber officinale cultivar Zhangliang chromosome 3A, Zo_v1.1, whole genome shotgun sequence contains the following coding sequences:
- the LOC122052328 gene encoding uncharacterized protein LOC122052328, translated as MVPARSQVMFSLRIEKSRERKEMLGVAAVDHAFHSSHPFHPHHTSFFSSFLPNRLPFISSSSSSSASHGRTLSLTRPTNSSLRANSTSVVLPEGEEDGFEIELENVGEHKNRRRRIQSRIRVNAELDTVWSVLTDYEGLAGFIPSLAVSQLLDKKDKFARLFQVGQQDLVFGLKFNAKGVLDCYERDLKILPNSRKRDIDFRMIEGDFEIFEGKWSIEQTDYPIGSDPQSFVDEEFQTILSYFVELVPKLWLPIRLIEGRVCKEVKTNLLCVREQAQRVQRLKGEMHDTW; from the exons ATGGTGCCAGCCAGGTCCCAGGTGATGTTTTCTTTGAGAATAGAAAAGAGCAGGGAAAGGAAGGAGATGTTAGGAGTAGCGGCGGTGGATCACGCCTTCCATTCTTCTCATCCCTTTCACCCCCATCacacttccttcttctcctccttcctaCCCAATCGCCTTCCCTTtatttcctcctcctcctcctcctccgcatcTCATGGAAGAACCCTCTCTCTCACTCGCCCTACCAACTCCTCTCTCCGCGCCAATTCGACCTCGGTCGTGCTTCCGGAGGGGGAAGAGGACGGCTTTGAAATTGAGCTGGAGAATGTCGGAGAACACAAGAATCGTAGGAGGAGGATTCAATCCAGGATCCGTGTTAACGCCGAGTTGGACACTGTGTGGAGCGTCTTGACGGACTACGAGGGCCTCGCTGGTTTCATCCCCAGCTTGGCCGTCAGCCAGCTGCTCGACAAAAAGGACAAGTTTGCGCGACTTTTTCAG GTTGGCCAACAAGATTTGGTCTTCGGCCTAAAATTTAATGCGAAGGGCGTTCTAGACTGTTATGAGAGAGATCTGAAAATTTTACCTAATTCTCGGAAGAGGGACATCGATTTCAGGATGATTGAAGGTGATTTCGAGATATTCGAAGGCAAGTGGTCCATTGAACAG ACTGACTACCCCATTGGCAGCGACCCTCAGAGTTTTGTAGATGAAGAATTCCAAACAATATTGTCTTACTTTGTGGAGCTTGTTCCCAAGCTTTGGTTGCCTATTCGTCTAATTGAAGGGAGAGTTTGTAAAGAAGTGAAAACTAACCTTTTATGTGTCCGAGAACAAGCTCAAAGAGTTCAAAGATTGAAAGGCGAAATGCATGACACCTGGTAA